From Frateuria aurantia DSM 6220, one genomic window encodes:
- a CDS encoding LysR substrate-binding domain-containing protein, which yields MDRLQAMVTFVRVIEAGSFKQAADTLNVLASTVTRNIKELESHLGTRLLNRTTRAVSATDAGLRFYDSCKAILRELQEAEAQASQQAEALHGTIKIGTTSSLARHCLIAALPAFIRRHPRVKLELHLSDITADVVRQGLDCVIRTGNLRNSQLVARRIARFHWIVCGAPDYLSQHGTPGNLQDLQQHVAVGYHGGQAGRLAHWNFQDGAQTTAIAMRECIRVDDTDAYVEAGIAGLGLIRVASYMVRDHLAAGRLVRVLEAANAEPEPISVLYPHSRHLSPVVRAFVDWGSEVVARASSQW from the coding sequence ATGGATAGACTGCAAGCCATGGTGACTTTTGTGCGCGTGATCGAGGCCGGCAGTTTCAAGCAGGCTGCCGATACGCTGAACGTGCTTGCGTCAACCGTCACGCGCAACATCAAGGAACTGGAATCGCACCTGGGCACGCGGCTGCTCAATCGCACGACGCGCGCTGTCAGCGCCACCGATGCAGGTCTGCGCTTCTACGACAGTTGCAAGGCGATCCTGCGTGAACTGCAGGAGGCCGAGGCCCAAGCTTCTCAACAAGCCGAAGCGCTACACGGCACGATCAAGATCGGCACCACCTCGTCGCTGGCCAGGCATTGCCTGATTGCAGCTTTACCAGCGTTCATTCGCCGCCACCCCCGAGTCAAACTGGAACTGCATCTGTCTGACATCACGGCAGATGTCGTTCGACAGGGACTGGACTGTGTGATCCGCACCGGCAACCTGCGCAACTCACAGTTGGTGGCCCGGCGCATCGCTCGCTTTCACTGGATCGTCTGCGGCGCCCCGGATTACCTTTCGCAGCACGGAACGCCTGGCAACCTCCAAGACTTGCAACAGCACGTCGCGGTGGGCTACCACGGCGGCCAAGCTGGACGCCTGGCACATTGGAATTTCCAGGACGGCGCGCAGACCACTGCCATTGCCATGCGGGAATGCATCCGCGTCGATGACACCGACGCCTACGTGGAAGCCGGTATCGCCGGCCTGGGCCTGATCCGCGTGGCCAGCTACATGGTGCGAGATCACTTGGCTGCAGGCCGACTGGTCCGTGTGCTGGAGGCGGCGAATGCCGAACCGGAGCCAATTTCCGTTCTTTACCCACACAGCCGGCACCTTTCCCCGGTAGTGCGGGCTTTCGTCGACTGGGGCAGCGAAGTGGTGGCGCGGGCATCGAGCCAGTGGTGA
- the crcB gene encoding fluoride efflux transporter CrcB, with protein sequence MNLTPSFFAVLIGGAVGCLVRWFLGIQLNHLFPNLPPGTLVANLVGGFIIGLAIAFFAGNPHLSPAWKLLITTGFCGGLTTFSTFSAEVVTHLQSGRLLHAIAAIMIHVIGSLLMTALGMWCYQALRPH encoded by the coding sequence ATGAACCTGACCCCATCATTCTTCGCCGTTCTGATCGGTGGTGCCGTCGGCTGTCTGGTACGCTGGTTCCTTGGCATCCAGCTCAACCATCTGTTCCCCAACCTGCCGCCCGGCACCCTCGTCGCCAACCTGGTCGGGGGCTTCATCATCGGCCTGGCCATCGCCTTCTTCGCCGGCAACCCCCATCTCAGCCCGGCCTGGAAACTGCTGATCACCACCGGCTTCTGCGGCGGCCTGACCACTTTCTCGACATTTTCCGCCGAGGTCGTCACTCATCTGCAAAGCGGCCGCCTGCTCCATGCCATCGCCGCCATCATGATCCACGTCATTGGATCACTGCTGATGACGGCCCTCGGCATGTGGTGCTATCAGGCCCTGCGCCCGCATTGA
- a CDS encoding AraC family transcriptional regulator translates to MAELILQLAPQEGHTRSLLDGVRLMRADHPLGRTPVLYEPSIVIVCQGHKRGYLANRVYHYDPQHYLVLSVPLPFSTETDASPDEPLLAVSVRLDMTAVADLVIEVDQQASAASTAPAGIVSTPLDATLADTTVRLLRALRSPLEARVLGPAIVRELCFRVLLGEQGGAIRAALASHGNFGRIARVLRRIHTDYAQPLDVAALAGEAGLSVPAFHAHFKTVAATSPIQYIKSVRLHQARLMMIRDHLTAAGAAVRVGYESPSQFNREFKRLFGRSPGEEAREMRSAFALMEPAQVAEAAAMH, encoded by the coding sequence ATGGCCGAATTGATCCTGCAACTGGCTCCGCAGGAGGGCCACACCCGCTCACTGCTCGATGGCGTGCGCCTGATGCGCGCCGATCACCCGCTGGGCCGCACACCCGTGCTGTACGAGCCGAGCATCGTCATCGTCTGCCAGGGCCACAAGCGCGGCTACCTTGCCAATCGGGTCTATCACTATGACCCTCAACACTACTTGGTGCTATCGGTGCCACTGCCGTTTTCGACCGAAACCGACGCCAGCCCCGACGAGCCCTTGCTGGCGGTGTCCGTGCGTCTGGACATGACCGCTGTGGCCGACCTGGTCATCGAGGTCGATCAACAAGCCAGCGCAGCGTCCACGGCGCCCGCCGGCATCGTCTCGACGCCCTTGGACGCTACGCTGGCCGACACCACTGTGCGCTTGCTGCGGGCATTGCGCTCGCCACTCGAAGCACGGGTGCTCGGGCCGGCCATCGTGCGGGAATTGTGCTTCCGCGTGTTGCTTGGGGAACAAGGCGGCGCCATCCGCGCGGCCCTGGCCAGCCACGGCAACTTCGGCCGCATTGCGCGGGTGCTGCGGCGCATCCACACCGACTACGCCCAGCCGCTGGACGTGGCCGCACTGGCGGGCGAGGCGGGCCTGAGCGTGCCGGCCTTTCATGCGCATTTCAAGACCGTGGCCGCCACTTCGCCCATCCAGTACATCAAGTCGGTGCGGCTGCACCAGGCCCGGCTGATGATGATCCGCGACCATCTCACCGCAGCCGGCGCTGCGGTGCGCGTCGGTTACGAAAGTCCCTCGCAGTTCAATCGCGAGTTCAAGCGCCTATTTGGCCGCAGCCCGGGCGAGGAAGCGCGCGAAATGCGTTCGGCCTTCGCATTGATGGAGCCTGCACAGGTTGCGGAGGCTGCAGCGATGCATTGA
- a CDS encoding SDR family oxidoreductase — MLSTTPDTTKVIVLTGASSGIGEATARRLARQGHHLYIGTRRLDRITALQDELRAEGGHVEAVQLDVTHLEDLQAIVAKAHAAHGRVDVLINNAGVMPLSPLAALKIEEWNRTLDVNVRGVLHGIAAVLPIMQAQGHGHIVNIASVGAHQVWPSSAVYCASKFAVRAISDGLRQETDAIRVTLVSPGLVECELADHITDPAAREAMVAFRRIALPPQAVAQAIAYAIAQPDGVDVSELIVRPTASPY; from the coding sequence ATGCTATCCACGACACCGGACACTACTAAGGTCATCGTGCTCACTGGCGCCAGCAGCGGCATCGGCGAGGCCACGGCCCGCCGTTTGGCAAGGCAAGGACACCACCTCTACATCGGAACGCGGCGCCTGGACCGGATCACCGCCTTGCAGGACGAACTGCGCGCCGAGGGTGGCCATGTCGAGGCGGTGCAGTTGGACGTCACGCACCTCGAAGATCTGCAAGCCATCGTCGCCAAAGCACATGCCGCGCATGGCCGCGTCGATGTGCTTATCAACAACGCCGGTGTCATGCCACTTTCGCCACTGGCCGCACTGAAGATCGAGGAGTGGAACCGCACGCTGGACGTCAACGTGCGCGGCGTGCTGCACGGCATTGCCGCCGTGCTGCCGATCATGCAGGCGCAGGGCCATGGGCACATCGTCAACATCGCCTCGGTCGGCGCGCATCAGGTGTGGCCGTCTTCTGCGGTCTATTGCGCCAGCAAGTTCGCAGTGCGCGCCATCTCCGATGGGCTGCGCCAGGAGACCGATGCCATCCGGGTGACGCTGGTCAGCCCCGGCTTGGTCGAGTGCGAACTGGCCGATCACATCACCGATCCAGCCGCGCGCGAGGCCATGGTTGCGTTCCGCCGCATCGCCTTGCCACCGCAGGCCGTAGCGCAGGCCATTGCGTATGCCATCGCGCAGCCCGATGGCGTGGACGTGAGCGAGCTCATCGTGCGTCCCACGGCCAGTCCGTATTGA
- a CDS encoding SDR family oxidoreductase yields the protein MGRGDNVHALARERVVPIVADVAQEASAELAVQTATERFGRLDILVNNAGIIINRQVAEMSLAEWNQVLSVNATGAFLFSRAAMRPMMAAGSGAIVSIGSYACYQSFPGIAAYAASKGALAQLTRTLALEAISHGIRVNAVGSGDAVTNITNAIQPDGQAYLAEHGRKAPICRAARPEEIAQVAAFLASDQASYIVGAVVMADGGMSIAIQ from the coding sequence GTGGGCCGTGGCGATAACGTCCATGCCTTAGCGCGTGAGCGTGTGGTGCCCATCGTGGCCGACGTGGCGCAGGAAGCCAGCGCCGAACTGGCCGTGCAGACAGCCACTGAGCGATTCGGTCGCCTTGACATCCTAGTCAACAACGCCGGCATCATCATCAATCGCCAGGTCGCCGAGATGAGCCTGGCGGAATGGAACCAGGTGCTGTCGGTCAATGCCACCGGTGCCTTCCTGTTCTCCCGCGCCGCCATGCGTCCGATGATGGCCGCCGGCTCCGGCGCCATCGTCAGCATTGGCTCCTACGCCTGCTACCAGAGCTTTCCCGGCATTGCCGCCTATGCCGCGTCCAAGGGCGCGTTGGCGCAATTGACCCGCACGCTGGCGCTGGAGGCCATCTCCCACGGCATCCGCGTAAACGCGGTCGGCTCGGGCGATGCCGTCACCAACATCACCAACGCCATCCAGCCCGATGGCCAGGCCTATCTGGCCGAACACGGCCGCAAGGCGCCCATTTGCCGCGCCGCGCGTCCCGAGGAAATCGCGCAGGTCGCCGCCTTCCTGGCTTCTGACCAGGCCAGCTACATCGTCGGCGCAGTAGTCATGGCCGACGGCGGCATGAGCATAGCCATCCAGTAA
- a CDS encoding flavin reductase family protein, whose product MFNELPAEKAYRILESGPIVLVATRDADGRANLMTMGFHMMVQHDPPLVGAIIGPWDHSHHALSDTGECVLAVPTVDLAETVVDIGNCSGDALDKFAHFGLTPASAQTVEAPLVRECWANLECRVADDGWVRRYNLWVLEVQRVWIDTARKETRLIHHQGDGLFSVDGDTLDLGARMTKWRDLMG is encoded by the coding sequence ATGTTCAATGAGTTGCCCGCCGAAAAGGCCTACCGCATCCTCGAATCCGGCCCTATCGTGCTGGTCGCCACGCGCGATGCCGATGGCCGCGCCAACCTGATGACGATGGGCTTCCACATGATGGTGCAGCACGATCCGCCCCTGGTCGGGGCCATCATCGGGCCATGGGACCACAGCCATCACGCCCTGTCGGACACAGGCGAATGCGTGCTGGCCGTGCCCACGGTGGATCTGGCCGAGACGGTGGTTGACATCGGCAACTGCTCGGGCGATGCACTCGACAAGTTCGCCCATTTCGGCCTGACGCCCGCATCCGCGCAAACCGTGGAGGCACCGCTGGTACGCGAGTGCTGGGCGAACCTGGAATGCCGCGTCGCCGATGATGGCTGGGTACGCCGCTACAACCTGTGGGTGCTGGAGGTCCAACGCGTCTGGATTGATACGGCACGCAAGGAAACGCGGTTGATCCACCACCAGGGCGATGGCCTCTTCAGCGTCGATGGCGATACGCTCGACCTGGGCGCGCGCATGACCAAGTGGCGCGACTTGATGGGATGA
- a CDS encoding GNAT family N-acetyltransferase, whose amino-acid sequence MTSCPAMGLPRLIECNEAEHAQAIRAIFNHAIEHSTALYEYAPRSAERIQAWFAAKREGGFPVLGAIDADGELLGFATWGPFRPFPAYKYSMEHSVYVRHDQRGKGVGSMLLQALIARAAEAQVHVLVGCIDAANTGSIRLHQRLGFSHAGTFPQVGFKFGRWLDAAFYQLSLAGPDQPQDG is encoded by the coding sequence ATGACTTCTTGCCCGGCCATGGGGCTGCCGAGACTGATCGAGTGCAACGAAGCCGAGCACGCGCAGGCGATCCGTGCCATTTTCAATCATGCCATCGAGCATTCCACCGCCTTGTACGAGTACGCACCGCGGTCGGCTGAGCGCATCCAGGCCTGGTTTGCCGCCAAGCGCGAAGGCGGCTTCCCGGTGCTGGGCGCCATCGATGCCGACGGAGAGCTGCTGGGTTTTGCAACCTGGGGCCCGTTTCGGCCGTTCCCCGCCTACAAGTATTCCATGGAACACAGCGTCTACGTGCGCCACGACCAGCGTGGCAAGGGTGTGGGCTCGATGTTGCTGCAGGCCTTGATTGCCCGCGCCGCCGAGGCGCAGGTTCATGTCCTGGTCGGCTGCATCGATGCGGCCAATACAGGCAGCATCCGGCTGCACCAGCGCTTGGGTTTCAGCCACGCCGGGACTTTTCCCCAGGTGGGTTTCAAGTTCGGCCGCTGGCTGGATGCGGCGTTCTACCAGCTGAGCTTGGCCGGGCCTGATCAGCCACAGGATGGCTGA
- a CDS encoding aromatic alcohol reductase produces the protein MSANESYRRDLLVLGAGQLGMAVLRALAPRAAERRQSVTVVVSPQTVSSSRPGDIESLGILQALGVQVIGFDLAGDAAALQALFERYRTVVNCTGFVAGPGTQLKITRAALAAKVERYFPWQFGVDYDVVGQGSGQPVFDEQYEVRQLLRAQQQTEWVIISTGMFTSFLFEPAFDVVNLAAKTVHGLGTWDTRVTVTTPEDIGRLTTEILLAEPRIANEVVYVAGDTISYGELAEVVERVTGYAFEKTLWSLDKLRADLALAPDDVMTRYRAAFALGDGMWWDKANTFNAKHGIETVDVAHYLQHLLEA, from the coding sequence ATGTCAGCAAACGAATCCTATCGCCGTGACCTGTTGGTCCTTGGCGCCGGTCAACTGGGCATGGCGGTGCTGCGTGCGCTCGCTCCGCGCGCGGCCGAGCGCCGCCAATCGGTCACGGTTGTTGTCTCACCGCAGACTGTCTCCAGCTCCCGCCCCGGGGATATCGAAAGTCTCGGTATCTTGCAGGCGTTGGGCGTGCAGGTCATTGGCTTCGATCTGGCTGGCGATGCCGCCGCCCTGCAAGCCTTGTTTGAGCGCTATCGCACGGTGGTCAATTGCACCGGCTTCGTCGCTGGCCCCGGCACGCAGTTGAAAATCACCCGCGCCGCGCTAGCCGCCAAGGTCGAGCGCTATTTCCCGTGGCAGTTCGGCGTTGACTACGATGTGGTCGGACAGGGCAGTGGCCAACCGGTGTTCGACGAGCAATATGAAGTACGCCAACTGCTGCGCGCGCAGCAGCAGACCGAGTGGGTGATCATCTCCACCGGCATGTTCACCAGCTTCCTGTTCGAGCCGGCGTTCGACGTGGTGAACCTTGCCGCCAAGACTGTCCATGGCCTGGGCACCTGGGACACCAGGGTCACGGTCACGACGCCGGAAGACATTGGCAGGCTCACCACGGAGATACTGCTGGCCGAGCCGCGCATCGCCAACGAGGTGGTGTATGTGGCCGGCGATACGATTTCCTATGGCGAGTTGGCCGAGGTCGTCGAGCGCGTCACCGGATATGCGTTCGAGAAGACGCTGTGGTCGCTGGATAAGTTGCGCGCCGACCTTGCATTGGCTCCTGATGATGTCATGACGCGCTACCGGGCCGCCTTCGCGCTGGGTGATGGGATGTGGTGGGACAAGGCCAACACATTCAATGCAAAACACGGCATTGAAACAGTCGATGTCGCGCATTACCTGCAGCACCTGTTGGAAGCCTGA
- a CDS encoding SDR family oxidoreductase: MQQQANPSKVWFITGAARGIGLSLARQALLRGDAVAATSRTLASLHQAFGDSSERLLALEVDLVAEASVQAAIDKTVATFGRIDCVVNNAGYGQQGTVEALSDAELRRNFEVNVFAPLHVLRHALPHLRAQRSGHVFNVASIVGFQGGYAGWGSYVASKFAIAGLTETLAAELAELGIKATAVYPGPVRTGFLSKDTLVVAKRSIADYTEAQASLDLHLNGLDGKQAGDPEKVATLILQAATVAEPPVHLFAGKIANTLAEQKMQAVRKDLDAWRGASDSTDFAE; the protein is encoded by the coding sequence ATGCAACAACAAGCAAACCCTTCCAAAGTCTGGTTCATCACCGGCGCCGCGCGCGGCATCGGCCTGTCGCTTGCGCGGCAAGCCTTGCTCCGCGGGGATGCGGTGGCCGCCACCTCGCGCACGCTGGCCAGCCTGCATCAGGCGTTTGGGGATAGTAGTGAGCGGCTGCTTGCGCTGGAGGTGGATCTGGTCGCTGAGGCCAGTGTCCAAGCCGCCATCGACAAGACCGTTGCCACCTTCGGCCGCATCGATTGCGTGGTCAACAACGCCGGCTACGGCCAGCAAGGTACCGTCGAGGCGCTGAGCGATGCCGAACTGCGCCGCAATTTCGAGGTCAACGTGTTCGCGCCGCTGCATGTGCTGCGCCACGCGCTGCCGCACTTGCGCGCCCAGCGCAGCGGGCATGTGTTCAACGTGGCCTCCATCGTCGGCTTCCAGGGCGGCTATGCGGGCTGGGGCAGCTACGTTGCCTCCAAGTTCGCAATCGCTGGCCTGACCGAGACCTTGGCCGCCGAACTGGCCGAGCTGGGTATCAAGGCCACCGCGGTCTATCCCGGCCCGGTGCGCACTGGTTTCCTGTCCAAGGACACACTGGTGGTGGCCAAGCGTTCGATCGCTGACTACACCGAGGCGCAGGCCTCGCTGGATCTGCACTTGAACGGCCTGGACGGCAAGCAGGCAGGCGACCCAGAGAAAGTGGCCACGCTAATCCTGCAAGCCGCAACCGTTGCCGAGCCGCCGGTGCATTTGTTCGCCGGCAAGATTGCCAACACGCTGGCCGAGCAGAAGATGCAGGCGGTTCGCAAGGATCTGGACGCATGGCGTGGCGCATCCGATTCCACTGATTTCGCAGAGTAA
- a CDS encoding winged helix-turn-helix transcriptional regulator produces the protein MENLEAECRGLADVIARIGDKWTVMVCGHLSEGTHRFNALKHRIPGISHRMLTITLRGLERDGLVARKAYATVPPKVEYCLTPLGRSLTEPLAALASWARENRQALEQSRAAFDRRTARD, from the coding sequence ATGGAGAATTTGGAGGCTGAATGTCGCGGCCTGGCAGACGTGATTGCACGCATTGGCGACAAGTGGACGGTCATGGTCTGTGGCCATCTGTCAGAAGGCACCCATCGTTTCAACGCGTTGAAGCACCGTATTCCCGGCATCTCTCACCGAATGCTGACCATCACCCTGCGCGGACTCGAACGCGATGGACTTGTGGCGCGCAAAGCCTATGCCACCGTCCCGCCGAAGGTTGAGTATTGCCTGACCCCATTGGGGCGAAGCCTGACAGAACCTCTGGCAGCCCTGGCAAGTTGGGCGCGAGAGAACCGGCAGGCCCTTGAACAATCCCGCGCCGCATTTGATCGTCGTACCGCGCGGGATTGA
- a CDS encoding NAD(P)H-binding protein, which yields MMKIGVSGASGQLGSAVVQALVETVAAEDVVAISRTPKTDRAYEGRLGDYDQPETLAAAYQGLDRLILIPGPDLQPGIRSRQMLAALDAAARAQVGHVFLLSATGTQREEEPAVGAAYWHSEQTLIKSAIPAWTILRMSYFSETLAEEVRMSLTAGGLPTLADSRVSFVSRSDVAKAAAAALSSEGHEGAIYQLTGSDVLRGETVCRLIEQLVQRPFVLNVMPAEGLRAGLIKAGLPEVIIDAVISMKARQARGAYDLVSGDIERLTGCAPCSLAEILARTADGLRQS from the coding sequence ATGATGAAAATAGGCGTCAGCGGTGCCAGTGGTCAGCTTGGCAGTGCAGTTGTCCAGGCACTTGTAGAAACGGTCGCAGCGGAAGATGTGGTGGCGATTTCGCGCACGCCCAAGACCGATCGAGCCTACGAAGGCCGCTTGGGCGACTACGACCAACCCGAGACACTGGCGGCGGCCTATCAGGGCCTGGATCGCCTGATCTTGATTCCTGGGCCTGACCTGCAGCCGGGGATTCGCTCACGTCAGATGCTGGCGGCCCTGGATGCGGCGGCACGCGCCCAGGTCGGTCACGTCTTCCTGTTGTCGGCAACGGGAACGCAGCGTGAGGAGGAACCAGCCGTTGGCGCGGCGTACTGGCACAGTGAGCAAACGTTGATCAAGAGTGCGATCCCCGCTTGGACGATTCTGCGCATGAGCTATTTTTCCGAAACGCTGGCCGAGGAGGTGCGGATGTCCTTGACTGCAGGCGGGCTTCCCACGCTTGCGGACAGCCGCGTCAGTTTCGTTTCGCGCAGTGATGTGGCCAAAGCAGCAGCCGCTGCACTGAGCAGTGAGGGCCACGAGGGCGCCATTTATCAGCTGACGGGATCTGACGTCCTGCGCGGTGAAACGGTCTGCAGGTTGATTGAGCAGCTTGTGCAGCGTCCTTTCGTCTTGAACGTGATGCCCGCCGAAGGACTGAGAGCCGGGCTGATCAAGGCAGGGCTGCCTGAGGTCATTATCGACGCAGTGATATCCATGAAGGCGCGGCAGGCGCGCGGCGCCTATGACCTCGTCAGCGGTGACATCGAGCGTTTGACCGGATGCGCGCCGTGTTCTCTGGCCGAGATTCTTGCGAGAACAGCCGACGGACTGAGGCAGTCGTAG
- a CDS encoding DUF2778 domain-containing protein — translation MPARCTFRLSHVPISALVCDDRAYAAFSGERGHENNPDDTALVGKGPLPVGRYYIVDRHGGGHLGWLWDELTYLLNGVRREDWFALYGKDGMIDDRTFVHGVQRGNFRLHPRGRRGISEGCITLMSPQQLRPLRLYLRSLPTQLIPGTAIPCYGTVDVL, via the coding sequence ATGCCTGCGCGCTGCACGTTTCGACTGAGTCATGTTCCCATCAGTGCCCTGGTATGTGACGACCGAGCCTATGCGGCCTTCTCCGGGGAGAGGGGGCATGAAAACAATCCAGATGATACGGCGCTGGTGGGCAAGGGGCCGCTGCCGGTTGGGCGTTACTACATCGTCGACCGACATGGTGGGGGCCATCTGGGCTGGCTATGGGACGAGCTGACCTATCTGCTCAATGGGGTACGCCGCGAGGACTGGTTCGCGCTGTATGGAAAAGACGGAATGATCGACGACAGGACGTTTGTCCATGGGGTTCAACGTGGCAACTTCCGTCTGCACCCAAGAGGGCGACGTGGTATCAGCGAGGGATGCATCACCTTGATGTCACCTCAGCAGCTCAGGCCGCTGCGTCTTTACCTGCGATCCCTGCCCACCCAGCTGATCCCGGGCACCGCGATCCCTTGCTACGGCACTGTGGACGTGCTATGA